In Rutidosis leptorrhynchoides isolate AG116_Rl617_1_P2 unplaced genomic scaffold, CSIRO_AGI_Rlap_v1 contig577, whole genome shotgun sequence, the sequence tttcaaaactcttttgagattgCCTTCTTCTTCTGGATCTGGGTACGTTACTTCCACTTCCAACCTATTTAATTATGCCAAGTATGATTTATGGACTTATATACTTTTTGTGGCAGAGCACATATGGATTCCATTCATGCATCATGGAAAAACTTGGATACATCATCACTAGACTTATTATAGGGTAATTCTTTGACCAAGTTTTGACCAATTTGATCAGTTCTGAGATAATGACTAATtgcaaatcttaataataattatacagggTGGTGGTTCAAGTTCTTTGTAGCTACAGTACCCTGCCATTATATGCACTTGTCACTCAGGTTggtaaatacatacatacatacatacatacatacatacatacatacatacatatatatttcctaGCCTGCTTAAAAATAAGAAGTATCATAATTCATGTCGACCGATTACTTACAACACGCGTTTGTTTGTTTGATTGATTTGAAGATGGGAAGCAAGTTCAAAAGAGGAATGTTCGATGAACATGTGCAATCATCTCTAGATCTTTGGGTTGGATCTTCCACAAGTAGGATGATACAAGAACCTTTCGAGATTGATAATTTGGTCGAACAAGAAATGCTTCATATTCCGACAACATCGATATCTGAAATCTCTTCTCAGCCTTGATTGAATTCAAGTATTCAACTAAATCAGTTTTCTCATGATGATATACAAATTACATACATCTGGGTAATCCTGAGTTTCATGCTTTGTATCCCTTAAAATTTGCTTCATCTATCATCATACAGTCCTTTTTTGTAAGTTACGCTAcaattatacttataagattaaatcttttttatttttaagtttatacaTTCGACTTGTAATTTTTTCTTTTGACGTTCCTAACGGGATTCGAACATTCAACATCTCGATGATGGAGGCGATGTCTTTAACCATTACACAATTCTAGTGGTTGACTTTGTAAAATTTATGATTCAAAATGAACCCGTAACCGGTAACAGAAAAAACTGAATCCCGAAAACATAGTTTAGATAGAGTCCAAATCCAACTAATGTAACCAAGCTCTTCAACTTACCTCAATCTGCCACTCTGCTGTTAGGAGAAAAAAAATGGGCACGACAATCTCAAAACAAGAGAAAACTATTGATGATTTGCCGGAAGACATTCTGTTGAACGTATTTCTAAGACTATCAATCAAAACTCTTGGCTTCTGCCTCTGCGTGAAGAAGAAATGGCTTTCCATCATCAAGAACCCTCAGTTCATCTCCTTATACACCACCAACAAGACTGAAAAGATCCCATATTCGGTTTTGTGGCACGATTTCTATAACTGGCAGATATTTATCGACAATGACAGGTTCGATTTCTACAAGAACTTGTATCTTCCTGACAACATATACAAGGATGATGCATCCATTGCTGTTTCCGATGGCGTTCTCTGTCTCGCCAAGAAAACTGGTGTCATTGTGTTATGGAATCCCACTATTCAGAAGACCCTAACCCTCCCGGAACCCAGTTTCGGTAAACATTTACGCAGCGAGGAAAAATATGTGCTGGGATTTGCTTTTGATTCCCTGGCTAATGACTACAAGGTCATTAAAATTATCTGTTCTAAAGACGAGCAGTCACATCAAGTTGGGGTTTTCACATTACGTAGCAAATCCTGGAAGCTTGTTTCTGAAACCAACCCTAGTTACATTCTATCCGGACCTGCTCTTCCGAGCATTAATGATGCTCTACATTGGCTTGGCTTCTCTGATGATAATATTTATCCTGACATTGTGGGATTTGATGTAAATGCTGAGGTATTTCGAGAATTCAAGTTGCCAAACATTGACGTTAATGCTGAGGTAGGTGGAGATTTCGAGTGGTGAATCAGATTTGTACACCGGGAGACAGATTTCCGTCTGACAGTTTATGAGGAGACTTCAATTGCAGTTTCCCGTTATGATTTTAGTCATCATCTAGAATTATGGGTGATGAAAGAGTACGGTCATGTGGAGTCGTGGACCAAGATATGGACGTTTAGTGGCTCGCGACATTCCATTTCTTCCCGGTCCTTCGGTGCAAGAATATTGGGGCTTCGAGTTAAAGGGGAGATTTTGTGGCAAATGTTGTCGGATACATCTATGGTCCCTAGGGAACTGGAGTTACTCTTACCGTCCATTTCAACCAATCCTGAGAGTGAAGAAGAGAAGAGCGTTACACTTTTCCAAATTTATAATGGCAATAGATATTTCCAAGAAAGCTTGCTTCTGCTGGATGATACTAACGCCGTTAACGAAGACGTGAGCTCGGAGTTCTCATTGTTCAGAATCTCAATTTATTTTGTTATTGTTTCTCAGTTCTTCATATTTTACCAAAGCTGAAGAATCGTTTTCAATTGGCATTTATATAAGCTTATATGATGCTCTAGTTAGTCCAAGTTTAAATTTCCCAAGTACTGAATAACTTTTATTACCAGTGTCTTGGTTGCATTTGCTATATACAGATTGCTTCATCTTCTTTTTCACTTTTGAAATGTACAAAAGCTCAATTATAGGTCTTTAAGTTTGCCGCTGGCTGTTTATTGGGGCAAGGTCTGGGACCTCTATCCCCCGCCATAATTTAAAACGTTTTTGGAGAGATATGCAACGGCATAATGCAGACAAATTTCTGATAATTTCAAATGCCATTTAATTTGAACGGAAACCAAATAACAAGCGACGGAGCAAACGGACGATGTAACATCTGACCAACGAATCATCATCTCATTCATGTTGCAGAGATGTAAAAGGAAAATAATAAAATGGAAAAAGGAGTCATTTTATTTGTCAAACAGAAGGCTAATGAGGGTCCTAAAAACAGGACCTCTCTTGTTGTTCACAACTTCTCTAACATCCTTCTCATCAGGCACGAACCCTTTCTCCTTCATCTTCTCCAACAACTCTTTTCCCTCCTCCGTCTTCTCCTCTATCACAAACGCCTCGAACCCGGCCGTGTAGGTAGCAGCATTTGGACGCATGCCTTTTCCCATCATTTCCATCACCAACTTTTCGACATCACCCAACATCTTGGTGTCTTTCGCAAGTCCCCTGATCAAAACACTATAAGTATAGGCGTTGGGAGCCACCCCACATGCTAACATACGCCTGTAGACTTTTAAAGCCTCCTTGCTCTGCCCAGCATTGGCATACGCCTCTACGACGGCGGTATGAGCTACGACATCCGGCATTTGACCTTTATCCTTGATTTGAGCGAAGAGTTCCAATGCCTCGTGAGTAAGCCCGTCCTTAGACAAACCGTCGAACATCTTGACTGCATTGTTGAGGAGGCCATCATCTGATCGCATATTGTGGAAAACCTCTTGGAGGTTTTTGGATCGTCGGGTTCTTCGATTGCCGGCTTCTTGTTGAAGGGATCATAAGGAGGTGGTAGCGCCTTCTTCTTGGAGTCCGTAGGCTTTTCTCCATCGTCGTCTTCTTCTTCTTCGTCGTCGGAGGAGAGAGAGAAATTGACTAAGGTGCTCTTCTTATTCGTCGTCGTACTGGGTTTTTCTTCCttgtgatgatggtgatgatgaggaGAAGAACAACAAGAACAGGAAGATGAGAAGGATGATGTAAATAGAAGCTGTGAAGCTGGTAAATTTGAGGTAGTAAAAGTTGGAGAGCTACCGAGGAAAGAAAACAgacttgatgttgttgttgttgtcgttgaaaTTAACGTCTGCCATGATGAGAAGAGAATGGGATTTCGCTTACAAATGGAAATCGAAACAGAGAGACAGCGAGATATGGCGGCCATTACTGTAAACAGATACCTGTCTTCGGAGTTATAAAACTAGAGATTATTCTAGAAACTTCTCAAATAATTACTGTAATAACTCTGGGTTAGAAATATTTCATTTCACCTAGTGTTGGGCTACTTGTATTGACTTTACCGAAATAAAACTTACATCCTTCtgctttacatatttaattactaAATCAAATCATCTATAAAGGAGGACGTCGTTGACATTGATTCTTCTTTGAGCAATGCCATTGATTGATTGCCAACAAAGGTAGATTGAATATTTCAAAACCACATGATGATATTTAAAATGAATAATAAAACACAG encodes:
- the LOC139884609 gene encoding F-box/kelch-repeat protein At3g06240-like, giving the protein MGTTISKQEKTIDDLPEDILLNVFLRLSIKTLGFCLCVKKKWLSIIKNPQFISLYTTNKTEKIPYSVLWHDFYNWQIFIDNDRFDFYKNLYLPDNIYKDDASIAVSDGVLCLAKKTGVIVLWNPTIQKTLTLPEPSFGKHLRSEEKYVLGFAFDSLANDYKVIKIICSKDEQSHQVGVFTLRSKSWKLVSETNPSYILSGPALPSINDALHWLGFSDDNIYPDIVGFDVNAEVFREFKLPNIDVNAEVGGDFECHHLELWVMKEYGHVESWTKIWTFSGSRHSISSRSFGARILGLRVKGEILWQMLSDTSMVPRELELLLPSISTNPESEEEKSVTLFQIYNGNRYFQESLLLLDDTNAVNEDVSSEFSLFRISIYFVIVSQFFIFYQS